The genomic window GGCTCATCGAGAAGCACAAGCTCGTCATGAAGCTCATCCGGGTGGAGTACATCCTCGACGGCTCCAAGGTGGTGTTCTACTACACCGCCGACGGCCGGGTGGATTTCCGCGCCCTGGTCAAGGACCTGGCCTCCCAGCTCAAGACCCGCATCGAGATGCGCCAGATCGGCGTCCGCGACGAGGCCAAGCTCCTGGGCGGCGTCGGCTGCTGCGGCCTGCCGCTGTGCTGCCACACCTGGATCCAGAAGTTCTACCCGGTCTCCATCAAGGTGGCCAAGCAGCAGTGCCTCAACCTGAACCCGTCGCGCCTGTCGGGCGTCTGCGGCCGGCTCATGTGCTGCCTGATGTACGAGAAGGACAAGGCCGGGCGCGCCGACGCGCCCGCCGCCGGCGCCCCCGCCGACGCCGCCGAAAACGGCTCCGATCATGACGCCGACAACGGCGCCGAGACCTGGACGGAAACCCCGCCGGACGACCACTCCTTCTGAACGCCGCACCCATGTTTTTACTTGAGTTTTCACGACCGATAGTCTAATATTCAGCCAAATCGAAGCATCTTCCGCCGGAATTTGACACCATCAGATTTGGCTTGGAAACCGATCGCTTCAGGACGGAGAACCAGGAGGCACCATGGTCAATCGAAAGCTGATCCGGCCTTCCATTTCTGAAATGTCGCCCTCCACGCCGAAGTTCCACGGCCCGGGGTACAAGCGCGTGCCGCCCGACCAGACCCACGCCGAGAATTTTTATTACGTTAAGCAGATGAACAACAAGACGCCGATGGTCATCCGCCTGACCAACGGCGAAGACCTCCAGGGCTACATCGAGTGGTACGACCGGGACTGCATCAAGTTCAACCGCGAGGGCGCCCCGAACCTGCTCATCTACAAGACCAGCATCCTCTACATGTACAAGCAGGGCGAGGACACGGGCGACGACGAGGGCAGCCGGCGTCCGCGCCACCGCCGCTATCCGGACCGGGACGACCGGGCCGACAACGGACTCCCGGACGGCAACCGCGACTAGCCCCCTGCCATGGCGCCACCGCGGACCATCGCCATCACCATGGGTGACCCCGCCGGCATCGGCGCGGAGGTCGTGCTGAAGGCGCTGCAGGAGCGCGCCCCCGATCCGCCCGCCGCGTTCTACGTCTTCGGCGACGGCAACGCGCTCATGGAGCACTGCCGGGCGCTGGGCCTGCCGTTCGAGCTGCCGGTCATCCCGCTGGAGGCGTTCCGGCGGCAGGCGCCGGGCGAGACGTGCCTGGTGGACTTCGCCAACGTCCACGGCCGGCTCCAGTTCGGCGTCGAGCGGAGCGACTACGGGCGGGCGTCCATGGAGTACATCGAGGAGGCGGTCTTCGGCTGCATGTCCGGCCGCCTCGACGCGCTGATCACCGCCCCCATCAACAAGAAATCCATCCACCTGGCCGGGTACGACTTCCCCGGCCACACCGAGTTCCTGGCCGCGCTCACGCACGCGCCGCGCGTCGTCATGTCGTTCCACGCCTGCAATTTCTGGTGCGTGCTCACCAGCACCCACGTGCCGCTGGCCGACGCGGTGGAGCTGGTGAAGAAACAGCGGATCGTGGACACCATCGAGCTGGCCCACCGCGAGCTGGCGCCGTACGTCGCCGAGCCGGCCATCGCCGTGGCGTCGCTCAACCCCCACGGCGCCGAGGGGGGGCTGTTCGGCATGGAGGAGGGGCTGGAGATCATCCCGGCCGTGGCCGAGTGCGCCGCGCGGGGCCTGCCGGTGAAGGGCCCCTTCCCCGCCGACACGGTCTACCTGCGCGCGCTCCAGGGCGACTTCAACATCGTGGTGAACCACTACCACGACCAGGGCATGATCCCGGTGAAGCTCCTCTCCTTCGGCAAGGCGGTGAACGTGACCCTGGGCCTGCCGTTCCTGCGCGCCTCGGTGGACCACGGCACGGCCTTCGACATCGCCGGCCGCGGCGTCGCCTCCCCCGAGAGCATGCTCGAGGCCTGCCGCCTCACCCTGGAGCTCCTCGACCGCCGCGGCCCGGGGAAAGTTGATGGTTGATCGGCGATGGTTAAGAGTTGAGAGTTGAGGGTTGAGGGTTCGTGCTCGTAATTCGTAATCGTAATTCGTAATCGTAATCGTAATTCGTAATCGTGCTCGTAATCGGACCTGGGACCTGGGTTCTGGGACTTGGGTTCTGGGACCTGGGTTCTGGGACCTAGGTTATGAATCCCAGGTCCCAGCACCCAGGACCAAGATCCCGTCTCCCGTCTCCCGTCTCCCGATTCACCTATTCACCCTTTCACCGTGTCCCAAATGTCCGAAGATCAATGACCAATGAAATCCTTTGCGTCCTCCGTGCCTCTGTGGTGAATCGGACATCAAATTTCGTGCTCGTGATCGTAATTCGTAATCGTGCTCGTAATCGAGGCTAGAGGCTCGAGGCTCGAGGCTCGTTCCCAACCCTCTCAACCCTCAACTCTCAACCCTCAACTCTTAACCCTCAACGCTTTCTTTGTGCCCTTCGTGCCTCCGTGGTGACTCTTCTCTTCTCTCCGCTTCGCCCCCTCGCCATTCCATTGACAAAAAGAATCGCTTGGCGTCTTGGCGCCTTGGCGTGCTTATGACCTGGCGCCTTCGCGTGCCGATTTCCCCCTCCGCGCCCTCTGCGTACTCTGTGGTGAATCTCCCCCCGCCGGTTCGCCGCTTCGCCGTTTCGCCGCTTCGCCGGCTCGCACCCTCGTTGGCACACTCCCGGCACAGCGATAGCTCTTGGCGCGGGAGCCCCGGCTGTGCTATCGTCCGCCCATCGGTCACCTGAGGCGGAGGGTACCCCATGGGGAGAGGTCGTTTTCTCTGCTTCTTTCTATTTCTGTCCGTGCTCGCGTGGAGCGGCCGGGCCCAGGCGCCGCCCGGCGACGCCGTCGCGGCGTATGAATACTACCCCGACGGTCTGACCCGGACGATCCGCTACGCCAACGGGGTGGTCTCCGCCTTCGACTACTTCGACAACGGCCGGCTGCGGAGCGTCGACACCCGCGCCGCCGACGGCGCCCTGGTCAGCCGCTACGAGTACGACTACGACGCCGACGGCTGCCGCGTCGAGATGCGCGAGTGGAACGCCACCCCGGCCCGCCGCGCCGCCGACCCGCTCTGGGCCGCCGCCCCCGCCGTCACCCGCTACGGCCACGACAACCTCGGCCGGCTGGCCTGGGCCGAGTACCGGCCCGCCGACCCCGGCGCCCAGTACCGGCGCGTGGAGTACGCCTGCGACGCGGCAGGCAACCGGCTCGGCGAGACCGCCCGCGAGCACGCCCCCGACGGCACGGTGCTCCGCACTCTCAAGGACCGGCGCTTCATCATCGACAACCGGAACCGCCTGGCGGCGGTGATCGACGCGCTGGCCCTCGAGCGGAGCGTCAGCTACCTGGCCAACGCCGCCGGCGACACCGTGGCCCGCGTCACCGGGGTCATGGGCCCCGACGGCGAGATCGTCCCCGGCACGGAGAGCCACCGCCTCCTCTTCGACTGGGACGCCGCCGGGCGGCTGCGCCGGGTGCGCCAGGCCACCCCGGGCCTGGACGGCGCGCTCGTCGAGGAGCTCCTGGCCGAGTTCCGCTACGACTACCGCGGCCGCCGCGTGGCCGC from Acidobacteriota bacterium includes these protein-coding regions:
- a CDS encoding stage 0 sporulation family protein — protein: MTQLVHVRIEDCCRTDSYLSDELTLFKGDACIVQTERGTELGTVVHVQPVDAPPADVNGQRRILRKADPRDIAQFGKKRAREERAREACVRLIEKHKLVMKLIRVEYILDGSKVVFYYTADGRVDFRALVKDLASQLKTRIEMRQIGVRDEAKLLGGVGCCGLPLCCHTWIQKFYPVSIKVAKQQCLNLNPSRLSGVCGRLMCCLMYEKDKAGRADAPAAGAPADAAENGSDHDADNGAETWTETPPDDHSF
- the pdxA gene encoding 4-hydroxythreonine-4-phosphate dehydrogenase PdxA; amino-acid sequence: MAPPRTIAITMGDPAGIGAEVVLKALQERAPDPPAAFYVFGDGNALMEHCRALGLPFELPVIPLEAFRRQAPGETCLVDFANVHGRLQFGVERSDYGRASMEYIEEAVFGCMSGRLDALITAPINKKSIHLAGYDFPGHTEFLAALTHAPRVVMSFHACNFWCVLTSTHVPLADAVELVKKQRIVDTIELAHRELAPYVAEPAIAVASLNPHGAEGGLFGMEEGLEIIPAVAECAARGLPVKGPFPADTVYLRALQGDFNIVVNHYHDQGMIPVKLLSFGKAVNVTLGLPFLRASVDHGTAFDIAGRGVASPESMLEACRLTLELLDRRGPGKVDG